In a genomic window of Actinomycetota bacterium:
- the dapB gene encoding 4-hydroxy-tetrahydrodipicolinate reductase, whose protein sequence is MGPVVIKVGVLGANGRMGREVCAAVEATDDLELTEEVDVDLSSLEALVENGVQVAVDFTNAEGAAENIPWCMKNGIHIVVGASGIPASVIAEIEDLAPKCEGNVLIAPNFAIGAVLAMKFAEMAAAWMPDAEIIELHHSGKMDSPSGTALQTADVILKGRRQAPADRPGTLKENIPGARGSKREDVHIHSVRLPGLVAHQEVLFGGPGQLLTIRHDSIDRKSFMPGVIVGIREISKHPGLTVGLEHYLGL, encoded by the coding sequence TTGGGACCGGTCGTGATCAAGGTCGGGGTGCTCGGCGCCAACGGGCGGATGGGCCGGGAGGTCTGCGCCGCGGTCGAGGCGACCGACGACCTGGAGCTGACCGAAGAAGTCGACGTAGACCTGTCGAGCCTGGAGGCGCTGGTCGAGAACGGCGTTCAGGTGGCGGTCGACTTCACGAACGCCGAGGGTGCCGCCGAGAACATCCCGTGGTGCATGAAGAACGGCATCCACATCGTGGTCGGGGCCTCGGGGATACCGGCTTCGGTGATCGCCGAGATCGAAGACCTGGCTCCGAAGTGCGAGGGGAACGTGCTGATCGCCCCCAACTTCGCCATCGGCGCGGTGCTGGCGATGAAGTTCGCCGAGATGGCGGCCGCCTGGATGCCGGACGCCGAGATCATCGAGCTCCACCACAGCGGCAAGATGGACTCCCCGTCGGGGACCGCCCTGCAGACGGCCGACGTGATCCTCAAGGGCCGCCGTCAGGCGCCGGCCGACAGGCCCGGCACCCTGAAGGAGAACATCCCGGGCGCCAGGGGGTCTAAGCGGGAGGACGTGCACATCCACAGCGTCCGACTGCCGGGCCTGGTGGCGCACCAGGAGGTCCTGTTCGGGGGGCCGGGTCAGCTGCTGACGATCCGGCACGACTCGATCGACCGCAAGTCGTTTATGCCCGGAGTCATCGTCGGCATCCGGGAAATATCGAAGCACCCGGGCCTGACTGTGGGGCTGGAGCACTACCTGGGGCTTTAG